The segment TAAAGCTGTGCTTGTTTACGGTATGAAATATCAACACCTTCTTTTTCTCAAAGCTCTAATTTTTTCTCACCTGCTGTTTTGATTTCTAAAATACATTTTTGTTTTGGAAGATAACCATCTGGAACCCCCCCAATAACAGTATCTACATCTTTAAAAAAGTCATAATCAACTTTTTCGGCTTCATAGTTTACAATTTCTAATTTTGGATATCTACTTCTTAAAAAGTCAAAGATTTTAGGTTCTAAAATAACCCCAGCATTTACATATTTTTTAGTAAGAACTGGTAATTTAATTCTTGAAATGTGACAAAAAGCAGAAAATTCAGATTTAAATGCACCTTTAATTAAAACATCACCAACTGTACTACCACCGATTTTTTTGAACTTACTTCATTTATCATTTGAAAGCAATTTTTCGTGAAATTGTGGTTTTAAAATCACTACGTTGTTTTCAAAATCAATGTCGTAATCTTGCTTGTTATAAAACTTTCTAGTTGCCATTATTTTTTAAGGTAGTTTCTAATAACTGTATCAGCAATAGTTTCAACATTGTTGAAGTTTGGTTGTCAATTTCTATCAATTAAAGTATCCATTGGAACGATAAAGTCAAAAACTAAATTAATTAATTTATCAAATGATGTTTCAGTTGAGTTATCATCAACTCCAACTACAAATTTTTCTGCATCCATGAATTTTTCAATTCTAATTGAAACAATTTTAACTTTATCTTCTTTTTTAACTTTTTGTTTAATTTGATCTACGCTTTTAACAAAGTAATCAAGCTCATTAGGGAATCTTAAATCATCAATTAAAAATAATGAATTTTCATTTTTAGCTGAATTTTCTGCTGAAATTTTAACAATTTTGTCAAAAACTTTAGCACATCAAAGGTTGCTATCAATATTACGTCCAACTTCACCCATAGCAATTCATAATGGACGAACAACTTCTTTGTCTTTTCCATCTCAATTAATTGCTTCTAAAATTGGTTTAGTAATTTGTTTGATAGGCTCTGCAAATGATAAAACTTGGATATTTCCGTTAAATTCATCATAGCATTTTTCTTTAATTTTATTGCTTAATAAACCTTTACCACTACGTCTTTTACCATTAATTAATAAAATAATATGTTTATTTCCTTTGCTCATTTGACTCTCCTGATTTAATTTCTAATAATATAGTTTTAAATTAATTATATACATAAGTCAAATGAAAAAATTACACTTTTTAATAATTATGAGCCAATTTATGAAAAAATAAAAAATGTTAATTACAAAAAATGTTTTCCAAGGAGTCTTTTTAGTGTGTTTATCCCTAAAAAATGTGGGAATAAAAAACTAAACAAAAACTTAGAAAAAAATATCAAATATAGAAAAACATTTTCAATATTTTTCCACATTATTTAAGTTTTAAAAAACGCTCTGGAAAAAGAAATTTTTACCCCTTCTAAAATGCTGATATTTTAAGGAATTGCGATTTTTTACTTTAAAATATAAGTTATGAAAAAACCAATTTACTTCCATACAAATACCGAATTTTCATTTTTACAATCAACAATAAAAATGAACTCTCTTTTTGAAGAAGTTCTTAAAAATGAGATTGATCATATTGCTTTAACTGATGTAGAAAACCTTTATGGATTACCTCAGGTTTGAGAATTTGCTAAGAAAAATGGTAAAAAGGCAATTATTGGAATTGAGCTTAATTTGGAAAGAGCTACCATTATTGTTATTGCTAAAAATTTTGCTGGATATCAAAAAATTAATAAGATTATTTTTGACCGTAGTAAGGGTGAAAATATCGAACTAGCAAGCTTAGAAGATCCAAATTTAATCATAATTGACCATGCTCAAAAAGGGTTTTATGCTCAAAATTTAATGCCGCAAAAAATGCTTTCAAACTTTTATTGAAACGGTAAAAATCCTATTTTAAATAGCCAAACGCTTTATGTTCCGACTAAAAAAGTAATTACCCTTGATGATAACCAAATCTTGCATTATATGCGTAAAATTGGAAACCACGAAAATGATAATCATACTTACTTAGATTTTTATGATGCTCAAGATTTTCAAGATGTTTCTGATTCTGTTTATGCCCAAATGCTAGATGTATATGGTCAAATTGAAGCTTTTGAAATTTCTTCTGAAATCAAAATGGCAATTTATGATGAAAACCCACGAAAAGAGCTTGAAAAGTTAATTTATAACGATCGTTATGAAGCTTTATTAAAAAGATATTCTAAAGAAGAAGTTGATCAAAGAATTGCCTATGAAATTTCAGTTATTTCATCTTTAAAATTTGAAAATTATTTCTTAATTATCCAAGATGTTTTAAATTTTGCGCGTCAGCAAAACATTTATGTAGGTCCTGGCCGTGGAAGTGCTTCTGGTTCACTTATTTCTTACCTTTTAAAAATTACAAGTGTTAATCCACTTGAATATGATCTTCTTTTTGAACGTTTTTTAAATGTAGATAGAATTTCACTTCCTGATATTGATATTGATATTCAAGATGATCGCAGGGATGAACTGCTTGAATATATCAAAAACAAATATGGAAGTGATAAATGTGGTTTAATTACTACTTTTCAAACTTTAGCTTTAAAAGGTTCGCTTCGTGATGTTGGTCGTGTTATGAACGTGCCAATTCCTGAAATTGATTTGCTTTCAAATTCAATTTCTAAGTTCGATACTTCACTTGAAGAAGCTTATTTAAAGAACAAAAAATACAAAATTTTAATTGATAAATTAGAACAAAGATTCCCTAATTTTCACTACATAGCTTCCAAAATTGAAGGGTTTCCGCGTCAAAAAGGAATTCACGCTGCAGGTGTGATTATTTGCAATAAACCTTTATATGATGTAGTTCCTTATGAAACAAGTGATAATACCTTAAACCAAGTGCAATTTAGCATGGATTATCTTGAACGTTATGGACTAATTAAAATTGACTTTTTAGGGCTTAAAAATCTTTCATTAATTGAACAAATTGAAAAACTTATTCCTGAAAAAGAACACTTTGATAACTTAATTAATCAATCATATTCACTTTTTAATGACCAAAGAACTTTTTCAATGCTTAATAACCTTAAAACCTTAGGGATTTTCCAACTTGAATCTGAGGGTATGACTAAAGCAATTAAAGATGTTGGAATTGATTCATTTGAAGATATTTATGCTATTATTTCTCTTTTTAGACCAGGTCCAATGCAGTATATTCCAGAATATGCAAAAAACAAACAAGATCCAAGTTTAATTAACAAAATTCACCCGCTTTATGATGAAATTGTATTGCCAACTTATGGAATTATTGTATATCAAGAGCAAATTATGCAAATTGCTCAAAAGGTAGCTGGAATGTCATTTGCACAAGCAGATTTACTGCGTAGAGCTATTAGTAAAAAAGATGAAACTAAACTTCATAGCTACAAACAAATTTTCTTTGAAGGTGGACTTAAAAACAATATTAATGAAGCTGATTTAGAAAATATTTATGCTAACATTGAAAAATTTGCTCAGTATGGATTTAACAAATCCCACGCGGTTGCTTATGCTTTTATTTCTTATAAATTAGCCTACTATAAAGCAAGGTTCCCAAAGCAATTTTATAAAGTGCTTTTAACTAATGCTTCAAGCGATTTACAAAGCATTCGTAAGTATGTAAACGAAGCAAATTCACAAGGGATTAAGGTGTTTTCGCCTCTTATTAATTACTCGAGCAGAATTTGTGAAATTAATGAAAACGGTGTCTTTTTACCGCTGATTATGATTAAGGGAATTGGTGAAGTAGCTTGCAGAAAAATTATTCTTGAAATAGCACGTGGCGGCATTTACCAGAACTTTTTTGATGCTTATTTAAGAATGCGCCTTGTAGGTATTGGTGAAAGCAATATTGAAACTTTAATTAAAGCAAGTGCTTTTAGACAATTTAATAACACCGAAACACTTCTTAAAAATATGCCAATGCTCCAAAGTATTTATGAAATGCTTGAAAGCGAAATTAAACTTAAAAAAGCAAGTGATAAATTTGCTGAATATGACTCATTTATAGAGAAAAATAAAATTTTTGAGATTCAAATGACACATTATGAAGATGATCTTAATGAAATTATTAAATATGAATCAACACTACTTGGTTCACCTTATAATGCTTCAATTACAGGTAGATATGAAAAAGATGTTAAGCTTGCAAACTTAAAAGAAAACCAATATGAATTTTTATACGTTTATTTATCAAAAGTAACTAAAAATTCCAAAGACAATATGATTGCAACTATAAGCGATTCCTCAAAAACTGTTGTAGCTTACGGATTTAGTGATAATGTTAAAGATTTAGTTAATTTTAATAAACCAAGGGTAATTGTAGTGGGAATAAGCAAAAGTTCAAAAGGATATTACATTATTAAATCATGAGAGGAACTAAAAGAAGATGAAAAATAAACTAAGTTTAGTTATTGATGGAAACTATTTAATGTTTCAATCTTTTTATGCAACCTATCGAGGTGATGTCGATAAAATTATGCGTTCTAGCAAAGGAGTTCCTACTAATGCTTTATCACTATTTTTATTTCAGTTATTAAAGCTGCTCAATTACTTTGAACCAACTCATCTTTTTGTAGCTTTTGATTCATACTCAAAAACCAAAAGACATGAGCTATATGAAGAATACAAAAGCGGAAGAACTAAAGCTCCAAATGAACTTTGAGAACAATTTAAACTAATTAAAGAAATTCTTAGTAAGCTAAAAGTTAATTATTTAGAAAATCCAGGTGATGAAGCAGATGATTTAATTGCAACTTATTGCTCTAAAATTCAGGGAGAAAAGGTTATTTTCTCACGTGATAAAGACTTACTTCAGCTTGTAAATAGTGACACATCCGTAATTGAAAAAGGTGATTGAGATTATGATTTAATTGACGTGGATAATTTTGTAGATAATTACGGAATTACTCCAAATCAAATTCCAGATTATAAAGGTCTTAGGGGTGATTCAAGCGATAATTTAAAAGGAGTTAAAGGAATTGGTGATAAAACTGCGATTAAACTTTTAAATGAGTTTCATACCCTTGAAAACCTTTATGATAACCTTGAATCTAAGTCAATTACTAATTCTGTCAAAAACAAGCTTATTTTAGATAAAGACAGCGCTTTTTTCTGTAAACAATTAGCTATTTTAAACAAAGAAGTTGATGTGCTTAATTTAGATATAAATGCCTATGATATAAACCTTTTAGATCCTTTTGAAGCTCAAGAAATGCTTGATGATCTTGAACTTAGAAAAGTTAGTGAGTACCTTGAAGAATGATACGATTCATCGCAATTGTAGGTAAAATTTGTTCTGGAAAAACTACTTTTTTAAATGTAGCTAAAAAGCTAGGTTATAAAGTATTTATTGCAGATCAATTTATTAATGATTTATATATTCATAGTCCAAATTTTCTTAGAATCATTAAAGAAAAATTTGGAGATTTTGTTATTGAAAATAATGCAGTTTCAAAAGACAAAATTAAGCAATTAATTAGCTTAGATAAAAGCGTGCTTACCTTTTTAGAAAGTGTAATTAATGATTTTATTAAGGAAGAATTTGAAAAAAATGATTATGATTTTGCTGAGCTTCCAATTTTAAAAAATGATGTTTATGATTTTACAAAATACGTTTCACAAATATGAAATATGGAAATTAACTTAGCAGAAAGAATTGCTTTTTGCAACAAGCGAAATGTATCAACCCAAATAATGGAACAATTTGATAAACGCAACAATTTCAATTGAGAAACAATGGAATTTTTTGAAAATATTAAAGTGGTAAATATTCCGCTAAATATGAGAAATAATTCCAAAAAAATTGAAATTTTTATAAAAAAATGGATTAAAACCATTTAAAATTAATATTACTTAACTATCAAAATAGGAGATTAAAATGAGCAATAATTCATTAAGGTACAAATACTTCAGATTATCAGTAAACGGAAGAATTGAAGCTTCTGATTTTCGTAATTTAAGAACACTTTACGCTCCTATTTTGAAAAACGAGTCTATTTTATTATACGAGTATCTTAACGACTATCTTGATGGTGCAGTTTCAAAAAATAGTGAAATTGATTTTGAAACTTTCATTATCTATTTAAATATGTCAAGAGAGAAAATTAATGAAGCTAGAAAAGAATTAGAAGCATATGGGCTTTTAAATACTTATTATGATGATCAAGCTTCATTAACTGTTTTTGTGCTCCAACCTCCACTTAATGGACATAGCATTGAAAAAAATGCTTTTGTTAAGAAGTTCTTAATTGAAAGAATTGGAGAAACTAATTACAAACACTTGATTAATAAACTTAACAAACAAAATAATCTGAATTTAAATGAACTTCAAGATGTTTCTTCAAGTATTTTTGAAATTGTTGATATTAAAAAACTTGAAATTTCACACCCAAGTCCAAGACTTTTTGATTCTAAGCCAGTTTATGAAAGCCCTTCAGTTTCATACACCCTTACAACTGAGAAATTTATGACTCTTGGAGCTACCAAAAACAATGATGGTGAAATCAAACGTTTTGTTAAAGAAGTTAATACACCAATGAAGCTTGAAATTGGTAATACTCACTATTCAAATGAATATGAAGCACTCTTAAAACTTTCATGTCAAGACTTTGCACAGCAATTATTAAATCGTAATTTAACAAGTTCTGAAAACATCACTATTGATATTTGAAAATCACACTTTGGAGATGTGAAAATTGTTAATTTATTCATCTATTTTGCAATCAAATCACACCCAAATGCTAAACTTACTTGAACTAAATATGCTCGTGCATATTATGATGAAGTTAAATCAACTAAACTTTCAAGTTTCGAAGAGATTGAAAACTACCTTGATGGTAAATTTAAAACCACCAATTCACTTATTGAAGTTTATAAATCTAAAGAAATTATGAAAAATGTTTATTTAAAAGAAAACTAAAATACCTTATAATTTTTTTGAAGGTATTATTATGAATCAACAAGAATATGAAATTTTCAAAAATAAACAATTAATGATTCTTAAAAGAAGCAATGCCATTATTTCTCGCATTGCTTCTTTAAATATTACAGATGATGAGCTTTGAAATAGTTTTGCTGAATTTGCTAAAATCGCCGTTGAAAGCCAAATGGATAAAAGTACACTCATTTCAATGCTTGAAGTAAAGCGTGACGAACAAGGAAAAATCACTTTTTATAATAAGTTTTTAGATAATCAGGTTGCTAAAAAGTTTTTAATTGATAATAACTTAGAACTTTCATTTGTTTCGGAAATTGATACTACCGACCTTTTTAGCGAAGAAAAACTTTCTGAAAGTGGTGATGAATTTGAAACAACCACTGATTTTTCTTTATATAGCTACCAAATTACTTTCAAACGCTTCTTACAAACAAATAAGAAAATTAGACTTAGATTCAGACAAAAAGGGCTTTATTTATATGGTAATTTTTATAGCAAAAGAGAGCAATATTTAAAAGAAATTGCTAATGATTTTGCTTATGCAAATTTTCAAACTTGCTACATTAACATTTTTGATTTATATAACTTTATTATTTCTGGATTTAAAAGTGATACTAAAAATAATTCATATAGCCCAGATTTTCTTATCAAAAAAATGTCTGAAGCTGAAGTTTTAGTTCTTGATGGTTTTGGAACGCAAAAAATCAATTCTTGATTTTTAGAAAACGTTATTTTAAAAGTTTTAATTCAAAGAATGCGCCATCAAAATGAAAAAATTACTTTTGTAGGTGGAACATCTAATTTAGAGCACCTTAAAAAATCAACTATTAAGCAGTATGAAAATGATTCAAGAAACAAAAACCACATTGAAGAAAATATGTCTATTTTCGTTCAATTAGTGCAAAAAATCACTAAAGATAGTTTTTGAATTGGATCTGACTTGGAGGATTAATGAAAATATTACTTGCTGGAACTCCATCTTTTTCGGTTCCGATTTTTGAAGAAGTTATTAAAAATTTTGAAGTTGTTGCAGTTGTTTCACAGCCAGATAAACCTGCTAATCGTGGGTATAAATTAGAACCTACCCCGGTTAAATTATTAGCTGAAAAATATAACTTAAAAGTATTTCAACCTAATAAAATTTCAGAAATTTATGATGAGCTGGAAAAGCTTGATTTTGATGTTTTTCTTAGCTGCGCTTTTGGTCAATTTGTTCCTGATAAAGTTTTAAAATTAGCTAAAAAAGCAGCCTTAAATGTACATGGATCACTATTACCTAAATACCGCGGGGCAGCTCCGATTCAATACTCACTTTTAAATGGAGATAAGCAAACAGGAATTACCATTATTTATATGGTAAATAAAATGGATGCTGGTGATATGATCTTTAAAAAATCAATTGATATTGAAGATACTGACACAAGTGATTCACTTTTTGAAAAGCTTTCTATTTTAGGCACCGAAAATATTGTTAGCTGATTAAAAGATTTTGAAAAAGGTAATTTTACTGCTGAAGTGCAAGATGAAAACCAGGTGGTTTTAAGTCCAAAACTTCTTAAAGAAGATGCGCTTTTAGAACCAACATTAACTACTGAAGAAGCTTTCAATAAAATTCGTGCTTTTTCATCAAATCCAGGAGCTTATTTATTTGTCAATGGAAAACGTTTAAAGGTATATTATGCAAGTAAAAAGTTAATCAAGAATGCTCCAATTTTGGAATTTAGTGATGGAAAATTATATGCTCAAGATTACCAATTTGAATCTAAAAAAAGAGTCAAACTTTAAATGGTAGCAATACCACATTAAAATTTAACATTTTATGCATTTATCATTTAAAATGTTTATAATATAGATAACAAATTAGAATAATATTTTGTATAGAAAGTTATTAAGTTTGTTTAAAAATATTTAAAAATAAGAAAGGCTTAAATATGAAAAAAATCGCTATTAACGGTTTCGGAAGAATCGGTAGATTAGTATTCCGTCGTCTTTTAGAAACAAAAAACTCAGATTTAGAAGTTGTTGCAGTTAACGACTTAACAGATGCTAAAACATTAGCACACTTATTAAAATACGATACAGCTTTTGGACCTTTAGCTGCTGAAGTTTCTGCTACAGAAAACTCAATCGTTGTTGATGGAAAAGAAATTAAAGTATTTGCAGAAAGAGACCCAAAAAACTTACCATGAGGTCAATTAGACATTGATCTTGTTATTGAATCAACAGGTTTCTTTGTTAAAAAAGATCTTGCTTCATTACACTTAGAAGCAGGTGCTAAAAAAGTTGTTGTTTCAGCTCCAGCTGGAAGCGATGTTAAAACAATCGTTTACAACGTAAACCACGAAACATTAAACGCAGATGACAAAGTTATTTCAGGTGCTTCATGTACAACAAACTGTTTAGCTCCAGTTGTTAAAGTATTAGTTGACAACTTCGGACTTGAATCAGGATTTATGACAACAATCCACTCATACACAGGAGACCAAAGATTACAAGATGCGCCTCACCGTGATTTAAGAAGAGCTAGAGCAGCTGCACAAAACATGGTTCCTACATCAACAGGTGCTGCTAAAGCTATCGGATTAGTTATTCCTGAAGCAGCAGGTGTTTTAGACGGTTCAGCAGTTCGTGTTCCTACAATTACAGGATCAATCGTTGACTTAACAGTTACATTATCAAAACAACCTACAGTTGAAGAACTTAACGCTGCATTTGCTAAAGCAGCTAACGAAACAATGAAATATGAAACAGCTCCAATCGTTTCATCAGACATCATTGGTTCATCATACGGATCAATTTTTGACCCAGCTTTAACTTCTGTATTAAAATCAGAAAATGGAAAAAACTTATACAAATTATTCTCATGATACGACAATGAAATGTCATACGTTTCACAACTTGTTAGAACAGTATCATACTTTGCAAAATTAAAATAATAATTCAAATTAAACTACATCAAGGGAACTTGATGTAGTTTTTCTTTACTCCTTATTTGCAGACATTAGTGCTAAAAGGGTAAAGAAAAACTGACACTAATTTTGTGTCAGTTTCACTATTTAAGCTCCTAAAAGGTATTAAAAATAGGTTTATTTGGTTTAAATAGCGCTATCAAGGAATTTCTCAAGAGCATCAAAATCTACTTGCTCATGAGTGTTTTCATTAACTTGTTTGTAGATGATTTTGTTATCTTTATCAAGCACGAAAATTGAACGAGCACATAATTGGTATTCATTTATTAATACTCCTAAAAACTCAGCTAATTTTCGAGTTTTATAATCTGAATAAAGCTTCATTTTCTCAATTGGGTGATTGTTGTTATAAACATCAATTGCACTTGGAAGATCCATTGATACACCAATAAAACGTACATTTTGTCTTTCAAGAGACATTGAAGCAAGTCTAATGATTTGTAAATCACAAACTCTTGTATCTACTGATGGGTAAGTAGCAAGTACTGTAAGTCCATCAAAACTATCTAACTTTACATTTTCAAAAGTTCCACTTTGAACTAATTCTAAATTAACTTGATCATTAATTTGAGCACCATCTGGAAGGTGGTATAACTGATCTTTAAAATATACTTTTCTCATTATAATACACTTTCTTTAAATACTTTATATACAGTTGAAAAACTTAATTTAAAGACAAATAAAAGGTAAAAGTTCATTTTTGAAATTAATGATTTTACATTTAAGTCTTTGTTATTATTTAGTTTTTGAGAATAATCATTAATTTTATTGCTTAATTTTTTAAGATAAATTAAAGCATTCTCATCTTTTTTATTATTAAGTTCTTTATCATCAATTTTACTTACAAATTCTTGGAAGTAATTAATAATTAAATTTACTGCGATATTTACTCGGTTAATTATTAAAAGTTCTCTGTAGTTTGAATATTTAGGGTCATTAATAACACTAGAATCAATTAAATGATCAACAACGCCTAAAATAGTTTTTTGTGAAGCGTATGATTTAGCTAAATCTTTAAGAGATGGCATTTCTTTAATAAATTCTTTAATTGTAACTTGAGATATATCAATTGAAATATTTGAAGCAATATAGTTTAATGGTCTGTTTTCTTCTAATTCTGAAATTATTGTATTTTTAATATTATTATTCATAATTACTTTTCTCCTCTTTCAACGTGAATTACCGTAAGTATACCACTGACTTTAAAACCAAGTTTTTGATAAACTTCACCAGCAATTGGATTTTCATAAAATAGTACTGGTATTTTACCTCTTTGCTTAATAATATAGTCACAAAGTTTTACCATACATTTGGTAGCTAATTTTTGATTTCTATATTCTGATAAGGTAAATACTCCGCCAATCATTACGGTTTTATCTGTGTAAGCACTAATTGAAGCATGTGAAACTATTTTATTATCTTTCTCAATAACAAACCCTCAGTAAGCATCTTTGTCAAAAGCGCCTTCTAAGAAGTTTTTATCTAAGTTTTGACTTGCAAAACCTTCAAATTCTTTAATCTGCTTTCTAGATTCAATAATTGAAGGAATATCTTCTTTGGTGAAAATTCTTGCTGAATTATCATCTAAACTAATCTTTTCGTAGAAATAATCCACGTCTAATGAAGCAATGTTTTCTTGAAAAAGTTTTGTTCCTCTTTTGAATTTGTGAATGATGCTTGTGAAAAACTCAACATCACTAGAAGCTGTTATTATGTTCTTTATTTGGTATTTTTCTAAAATTCGGAAAAATGACTCTGGATCAATGTTGTTGTTTTTGTGAAAAATAACTAAATTGGTATGGTAAACATAAAAAACGTTTTCAAATTTATCATCATTTTTAGTTACATATGTTGCAAAGCCTTCTTCATTTAAACCAAAAGTCTGAATATCAAAGATAATGAACATATTTTTTACTGGATCATTTTGATATAAATAATCTAATAAGGACTGTTTTTCTTCATCATTTACTCTTTTTAATTTGTTAAACATAAATTAATTATAAATTAATTTATGGTAAATTTTATTCTCAAAGATAATAAAAATCATAAATATGACAAGTTTTAATATTAATTTTTAAAAAGCAAAAAGCTTAGAATAATTCTTTTTAAATTAGTCAAAATATAACTTTTTAATATTTTTTCACTTTTATAGATTTTAATAACTTTAAAGAAAATGTTTTAATCACTATTTATTTCCTTAGAATAATTAGTTTTGAAAAAACTTATTATTTATATGAACTAAGTATGGCAAAAAAAGGTATAAGAAAACACTGGAACGTCCAGTGTTTAAAAAATTATCCTAAAATATTTATCAATTATATTTTTTATTTAACGAAGGTTTTCATAATGAAAATTTTACTAATATTAATATTTACTAAAGAGAATTAGAATTCACCTTTAGGTTACTTGATTAATCCCTAATTAATAAATAAACTAACTTCCCCAAACTAGTTTACTTATCATTTACTTTTTTTAAAGAAAAGTTTTTTTCTATTTACAAGTAACATAATAATTATAAATAGAACAAAATTTTTTTCAATTTTGCGAACATTTGAAAAAACGTTCTATTTATCTATATTATAGATATAAAAGTTTTCAATCCTTTAAAAATAACTTCAAAAAAAATATTTTTTATGTTAATATGCTACATTTTGACTTTTTTTACATCTATGTAGTAGAATAATTAGAAAAAATAGAGATAAAAAAACATAAGAATTTTATTTTTATAAATAAAAAAATATTACATTAAAAATATTTTATGGAAATATTGCATATTATTTTAAAGTATTTGCAGAATATTTTATACAAAATCAAAAAAGGACTGCATAAATAATACTTTTAATGCTATAATATAGGTACAAAAGTAAAATATATTTGTTTTTTGAGCTGTGCAGAAACAAGAATGTTGAAATCCTTGATTTGTAAAAATGTTTCCACACAGAAAAAATCCATTTTTTGTGTGATAGCTTAAAAAAAGATGATTTTAAACAAAAGAAATAAATTAAAGGTGTTAATCAAATGAATCAAATTAGAACATTTTTTAAAGTTCATTTCCCTGATTCAAAAACGAAGTGGTGACAATATTTTAAATTTGCAATGCCAGTTGTTTTATCAGGGTTGTGTTTTTCATTAAATAACTTTGTAGATAACTTCATGGTTCTTACCGTTAATGGT is part of the Mycoplasmopsis gallinacea genome and harbors:
- a CDS encoding replication initiation and membrane attachment family protein, encoding MSNNSLRYKYFRLSVNGRIEASDFRNLRTLYAPILKNESILLYEYLNDYLDGAVSKNSEIDFETFIIYLNMSREKINEARKELEAYGLLNTYYDDQASLTVFVLQPPLNGHSIEKNAFVKKFLIERIGETNYKHLINKLNKQNNLNLNELQDVSSSIFEIVDIKKLEISHPSPRLFDSKPVYESPSVSYTLTTEKFMTLGATKNNDGEIKRFVKEVNTPMKLEIGNTHYSNEYEALLKLSCQDFAQQLLNRNLTSSENITIDIWKSHFGDVKIVNLFIYFAIKSHPNAKLTWTKYARAYYDEVKSTKLSSFEEIENYLDGKFKTTNSLIEVYKSKEIMKNVYLKEN
- a CDS encoding 5'-3' exonuclease yields the protein MKNKLSLVIDGNYLMFQSFYATYRGDVDKIMRSSKGVPTNALSLFLFQLLKLLNYFEPTHLFVAFDSYSKTKRHELYEEYKSGRTKAPNELWEQFKLIKEILSKLKVNYLENPGDEADDLIATYCSKIQGEKVIFSRDKDLLQLVNSDTSVIEKGDWDYDLIDVDNFVDNYGITPNQIPDYKGLRGDSSDNLKGVKGIGDKTAIKLLNEFHTLENLYDNLESKSITNSVKNKLILDKDSAFFCKQLAILNKEVDVLNLDINAYDINLLDPFEAQEMLDDLELRKVSEYLEEWYDSSQL
- the dnaE gene encoding DNA polymerase III subunit alpha — its product is MKKPIYFHTNTEFSFLQSTIKMNSLFEEVLKNEIDHIALTDVENLYGLPQVWEFAKKNGKKAIIGIELNLERATIIVIAKNFAGYQKINKIIFDRSKGENIELASLEDPNLIIIDHAQKGFYAQNLMPQKMLSNFYWNGKNPILNSQTLYVPTKKVITLDDNQILHYMRKIGNHENDNHTYLDFYDAQDFQDVSDSVYAQMLDVYGQIEAFEISSEIKMAIYDENPRKELEKLIYNDRYEALLKRYSKEEVDQRIAYEISVISSLKFENYFLIIQDVLNFARQQNIYVGPGRGSASGSLISYLLKITSVNPLEYDLLFERFLNVDRISLPDIDIDIQDDRRDELLEYIKNKYGSDKCGLITTFQTLALKGSLRDVGRVMNVPIPEIDLLSNSISKFDTSLEEAYLKNKKYKILIDKLEQRFPNFHYIASKIEGFPRQKGIHAAGVIICNKPLYDVVPYETSDNTLNQVQFSMDYLERYGLIKIDFLGLKNLSLIEQIEKLIPEKEHFDNLINQSYSLFNDQRTFSMLNNLKTLGIFQLESEGMTKAIKDVGIDSFEDIYAIISLFRPGPMQYIPEYAKNKQDPSLINKIHPLYDEIVLPTYGIIVYQEQIMQIAQKVAGMSFAQADLLRRAISKKDETKLHSYKQIFFEGGLKNNINEADLENIYANIEKFAQYGFNKSHAVAYAFISYKLAYYKARFPKQFYKVLLTNASSDLQSIRKYVNEANSQGIKVFSPLINYSSRICEINENGVFLPLIMIKGIGEVACRKIILEIARGGIYQNFFDAYLRMRLVGIGESNIETLIKASAFRQFNNTETLLKNMPMLQSIYEMLESEIKLKKASDKFAEYDSFIEKNKIFEIQMTHYEDDLNEIIKYESTLLGSPYNASITGRYEKDVKLANLKENQYEFLYVYLSKVTKNSKDNMIATISDSSKTVVAYGFSDNVKDLVNFNKPRVIVVGISKSSKGYYIIKSWEELKEDEK
- a CDS encoding MAGa7180 family putative nuclease encodes the protein MATRKFYNKQDYDIDFENNVVILKPQFHEKLLSNDKWSKFKKIGGSTVGDVLIKGAFKSEFSAFCHISRIKLPVLTKKYVNAGVILEPKIFDFLRSRYPKLEIVNYEAEKVDYDFFKDVDTVIGGVPDGYLPKQKCILEIKTAGEKKLELWEKEGVDISYRKQAQLYSYLSNSSSYKIIALFLKEDDYLDPASVDIAKRKIRAYDFTINQNEVLDDITKIKDWFKHYTTTGVSPVFNPSTDADQLEYLKCENETQWEALLNKWKEQGKADPDTKP
- a CDS encoding dephospho-CoA kinase codes for the protein MIRFIAIVGKICSGKTTFLNVAKKLGYKVFIADQFINDLYIHSPNFLRIIKEKFGDFVIENNAVSKDKIKQLISLDKSVLTFLESVINDFIKEEFEKNDYDFAELPILKNDVYDFTKYVSQIWNMEINLAERIAFCNKRNVSTQIMEQFDKRNNFNWETMEFFENIKVVNIPLNMRNNSKKIEIFIKKWIKTI
- the fmt gene encoding methionyl-tRNA formyltransferase; its protein translation is MKILLAGTPSFSVPIFEEVIKNFEVVAVVSQPDKPANRGYKLEPTPVKLLAEKYNLKVFQPNKISEIYDELEKLDFDVFLSCAFGQFVPDKVLKLAKKAALNVHGSLLPKYRGAAPIQYSLLNGDKQTGITIIYMVNKMDAGDMIFKKSIDIEDTDTSDSLFEKLSILGTENIVSWLKDFEKGNFTAEVQDENQVVLSPKLLKEDALLEPTLTTEEAFNKIRAFSSNPGAYLFVNGKRLKVYYASKKLIKNAPILEFSDGKLYAQDYQFESKKRVKL